One genomic segment of Synechocystis sp. LKSZ1 includes these proteins:
- a CDS encoding glyoxalase-like domain protein, with amino-acid sequence MMLCVSLNFPLVLGAFVPIDSLFSTQGIMVMLLAAYALAMWMFLTSAPKVHTIMVSDLEVARQFYENLLNLNVADVPLHYYYNYEQTLGTAGMDSFYMASNPQLSPTTRFSQNEGLWYQLKKNTQLHIIGGASLGNKNQQRHVCFDHDCLEQILLKVQARRLRYKVRRNKPLNFLVKDYDERVIELTEVKN; translated from the coding sequence ATGATGCTCTGTGTCTCTCTAAATTTTCCCCTGGTTTTGGGGGCCTTTGTGCCCATCGACAGCCTATTTTCGACCCAAGGCATTATGGTCATGCTGCTGGCGGCCTATGCCCTAGCCATGTGGATGTTTCTGACCAGTGCGCCTAAGGTTCACACCATCATGGTTTCCGATCTCGAAGTGGCCCGTCAGTTCTATGAGAATTTGCTGAATCTCAACGTGGCCGATGTCCCTCTGCATTACTACTACAACTACGAGCAGACCCTGGGTACGGCAGGCATGGACTCCTTCTATATGGCCTCCAATCCCCAACTATCCCCTACCACCCGTTTTAGTCAAAACGAAGGCCTGTGGTATCAGCTTAAAAAGAATACTCAACTCCATATCATCGGCGGGGCCAGCCTCGGCAATAAAAATCAGCAACGTCATGTCTGCTTTGACCACGATTGCTTAGAACAAATTTTGCTCAAGGTTCAGGCCCGCCGTCTCCGCTACAAAGTCCGCCGCAATAAACCCCTCAACTTTTTGGTTAAGGACTACGATGAACGGGTAATCGAGCTAACAGAAGTCAAAAACTAG
- a CDS encoding TonB family protein produces the protein MQYPGWKKRKPASPSQPLSQFRRATGGRKSPYLTAGGALLGWLLTALPSQTQITQATIQEIIDGNQVYIQNVPAKVKDQANFGQIVLTQESRAGLAFNNGAQGRLGRQTRVTVGQCVDVVNGELLISGPVNGCVANLTVSVLGTLYVLQKNEAPAAMGLEAQLQGLQSRLAALENQLSSGQGLTPPTQAQGTTAEGGTVKVLSGVVTVNLPNNPGQPLRVKAGEKVSVINNQLGPVMSMTPAEIAALLNSQLFQGFQIPLGPPSEMQNLCRSLLPGYDCSPEGFPQPPSSLPPGPTPPPPGPTSPPGPTPTPPPTTPTHQPVVTIACQNQVNTYLANLKATLGNTWSPPKPPHRGVWQVLVTYAITREGKVQNLQVVESSGYEPLDQAALAHVRSVEQNFVPFPACYSREFLPVDQRFKLLYY, from the coding sequence ATGCAGTACCCAGGATGGAAAAAACGCAAACCGGCCTCGCCCAGTCAACCCTTAAGTCAATTCCGCAGGGCCACGGGCGGGAGAAAAAGCCCATACCTCACCGCTGGGGGGGCCTTGCTGGGATGGTTATTGACGGCGTTACCAAGCCAGACCCAGATTACCCAGGCCACGATCCAAGAAATCATTGACGGTAACCAGGTCTATATCCAGAATGTACCGGCGAAGGTCAAGGATCAGGCCAACTTCGGTCAAATTGTTCTCACCCAGGAGTCCCGGGCCGGTTTGGCCTTTAATAATGGAGCCCAGGGCCGTCTTGGACGGCAAACCCGCGTCACCGTCGGTCAGTGCGTGGATGTCGTTAACGGAGAACTATTGATTAGTGGGCCAGTTAACGGCTGTGTGGCTAATCTAACAGTATCGGTGCTGGGGACGCTCTACGTTCTGCAAAAAAATGAGGCCCCAGCGGCTATGGGTCTAGAGGCCCAACTCCAGGGCTTGCAATCCCGTTTAGCGGCCCTGGAAAATCAACTCTCCTCCGGCCAGGGCCTAACCCCGCCCACCCAGGCCCAAGGGACAACGGCAGAGGGGGGAACCGTCAAGGTATTGTCCGGTGTAGTCACAGTCAACCTTCCCAATAATCCTGGTCAGCCCCTCCGGGTCAAAGCAGGGGAAAAGGTTAGCGTTATTAATAATCAATTGGGGCCGGTGATGTCCATGACTCCAGCGGAAATAGCGGCCCTCCTCAATAGCCAACTCTTCCAGGGTTTTCAGATTCCCCTCGGCCCTCCTAGCGAAATGCAAAATCTGTGTCGAAGCCTATTGCCGGGCTACGACTGCTCCCCCGAGGGTTTTCCTCAGCCTCCGTCCTCGCTGCCACCGGGGCCCACCCCACCGCCACCGGGGCCAACTTCCCCACCAGGGCCAACCCCAACCCCACCACCAACGACTCCCACCCACCAACCCGTCGTTACTATCGCTTGCCAAAATCAGGTCAATACCTACCTCGCCAACCTCAAGGCGACCCTCGGCAATACCTGGAGTCCACCCAAGCCCCCCCACCGAGGCGTCTGGCAAGTGCTTGTAACCTACGCCATCACCCGTGAAGGAAAAGTCCAAAATCTACAGGTGGTGGAGTCCAGTGGCTACGAACCCCTCGACCAAGCGGCCCTGGCCCATGTCCGTAGCGTGGAACAAAATTTTGTCCCTTTTCCAGCCTGTTATTCCCGTGAGTTCCTACCGGTTGACCAGCGCTTCAAACTTTTGTACTACTAG
- a CDS encoding ribonuclease III domain-containing protein: MFPSNQAWSRLYSNPAAISFGRLSPAALAYLGDAVFELYVRASLLLPPRRIADYHQQVVSQVRAESQALFLKSLAAELTDQEQDIVRRGRNAAGSGPRRLAPELYQQATGLETLLGYLYLHNPERLEALLARLPLPPLSSS; the protein is encoded by the coding sequence ATGTTCCCTAGTAACCAGGCCTGGAGCCGTCTTTACTCCAATCCAGCGGCAATTTCCTTTGGGCGATTGTCTCCCGCCGCTCTAGCCTATCTCGGTGATGCCGTTTTTGAACTGTACGTCCGGGCTTCCTTGTTGTTGCCGCCCCGACGGATTGCGGACTATCATCAGCAAGTGGTCTCCCAGGTACGAGCCGAAAGTCAAGCCTTATTTCTAAAGTCCCTCGCAGCAGAACTCACAGACCAAGAACAGGATATTGTCCGTCGGGGACGAAATGCGGCGGGCTCTGGCCCCCGTCGCTTGGCCCCTGAACTTTATCAGCAGGCCACAGGTCTCGAAACCTTACTGGGCTACCTCTATCTCCACAATCCAGAACGTCTGGAGGCCCTGCTGGCCCGTCTCCCCCTGCCCCCACTCTCTTCTTCCTAG
- a CDS encoding ComEA family DNA-binding protein encodes MFNLSRQALKRRLTSDPLYRFQSLAEVALAAELGVRIEANQATVDDWLRLPGLSIHQARNLVALVDAGMQFLCLEDVAAALSLPLPRLRPLAPILAFTYHDPDSSLAPALCNVNVATLEQLRAIPFIDQTLAELMISNRQQYGQFRHLADLQQRLGLETTLTSQLMYYLRF; translated from the coding sequence ATGTTTAATCTCTCCCGTCAGGCCCTCAAGCGTCGTTTGACCAGTGACCCGCTGTATCGCTTTCAGTCCTTAGCGGAAGTGGCCCTGGCAGCAGAGTTGGGGGTGCGGATTGAAGCCAATCAGGCCACGGTGGACGACTGGTTACGCTTACCTGGATTATCCATCCACCAGGCCCGTAATTTAGTCGCCTTGGTCGATGCCGGGATGCAATTTCTCTGTCTAGAGGATGTGGCGGCGGCCCTCAGTCTGCCCCTCCCGCGGCTCCGTCCCCTGGCCCCGATTCTTGCCTTTACCTACCATGACCCCGACAGTTCCCTGGCTCCCGCCCTTTGCAATGTTAACGTTGCTACCCTAGAACAATTGCGCGCTATCCCCTTTATTGATCAAACTCTAGCGGAATTAATGATCAGTAACCGACAACAATACGGACAATTTCGTCATCTGGCGGATTTACAGCAACGCCTTGGGCTAGAAACAACCTTGACTTCTCAACTAATGTACTATCTTCGCTTTTAG
- the hisF gene encoding imidazole glycerol phosphate synthase subunit HisF — MLAKRILPCLDVNAGRVVKGVNFVDLKDAGDPVELARRYNQAGADELVFLDITATHEQRDTILDVVYRTAEEVFIPLTVGGGIQSLEQIKALLRAGADKVSINSSAVRNPSLINAASDRFGSQCIVVAIDARRRLDPHNPGWDVYVRGGRENTGRDALAWAEEVAQRGAGELLVTSMDADGTQAGYDLPLTAAIAERVEIPVIASGGAGNCQHIYEALTTGKAEAALLASLLHYGQLTIDEVKTYLQGQQIPVRIV; from the coding sequence ATGCTAGCCAAACGAATTCTTCCCTGCCTCGATGTTAACGCTGGACGGGTCGTCAAAGGTGTTAATTTTGTTGACCTTAAGGATGCTGGCGACCCCGTGGAATTGGCCCGCCGCTATAACCAAGCCGGAGCGGATGAGTTGGTGTTTCTCGATATCACTGCGACCCATGAGCAACGGGACACGATCCTAGATGTGGTGTATCGGACAGCCGAAGAAGTCTTTATTCCCTTAACGGTGGGAGGCGGCATCCAAAGCTTAGAACAAATTAAAGCTTTGTTAAGGGCCGGGGCAGACAAGGTCAGTATTAATTCCTCAGCGGTGCGAAATCCTAGCTTGATTAATGCGGCCAGTGACCGCTTCGGTTCCCAGTGCATTGTAGTGGCTATTGATGCCCGACGACGCTTAGATCCCCACAATCCGGGTTGGGATGTCTATGTCCGGGGGGGGCGAGAAAATACGGGACGGGATGCCCTGGCCTGGGCCGAGGAAGTGGCTCAACGAGGGGCCGGAGAATTGCTGGTGACCAGTATGGATGCTGATGGAACCCAGGCCGGTTATGATTTGCCCTTAACGGCTGCCATTGCCGAACGGGTGGAAATTCCGGTGATTGCTTCGGGGGGTGCGGGCAACTGTCAGCATATCTACGAGGCCCTGACGACGGGAAAAGCCGAGGCGGCCCTGCTAGCATCCTTACTGCACTACGGTCAACTTACCATCGACGAAGTCAAGACCTATCTCCAGGGTCAGCAAATCCCGGTACGCATCGTCTAG
- a CDS encoding DUF1816 domain-containing protein, protein MKELVLQFLNLLGLAHWVEIVTTTPRCTYYFGPFLSREEAETAQRGYLEDLQGEEAQGIAITIKRCKPQNLTIFEQSREERLQFQRLMPIGS, encoded by the coding sequence ATGAAAGAGCTTGTCTTGCAATTCCTGAATTTGTTGGGCCTGGCCCACTGGGTAGAAATCGTCACCACAACTCCCCGTTGTACCTACTACTTCGGCCCCTTCCTCAGTCGTGAAGAAGCTGAAACAGCTCAGCGGGGCTACCTAGAAGACCTCCAAGGAGAAGAAGCCCAGGGCATCGCGATCACGATTAAGCGCTGTAAACCACAGAATTTGACTATTTTTGAACAGTCCCGAGAAGAACGCCTACAATTCCAGCGTTTGATGCCCATTGGTAGTTAG
- a CDS encoding STAS domain-containing protein — translation MFSCSVLGRKLKEAIIAEPLSLTVSLRGTREVKDTHQTFRLTGLLDAFSEPTFRKVVSDHITDGPSHIVLDLSKIDFLDSSGLGALVQLAKQAKNQQGSLQIVTNSRVTQTVKLVRLEKFLPLHNTLDEAIAAVTAGES, via the coding sequence ATGTTTTCCTGCTCTGTCCTAGGAAGAAAACTAAAGGAGGCTATTATTGCTGAGCCACTAAGCTTGACCGTGAGTTTGCGCGGCACTCGCGAGGTCAAGGATACCCACCAAACCTTTCGCTTAACGGGCCTGCTAGACGCGTTTTCCGAGCCCACGTTTCGTAAAGTTGTCAGTGACCATATCACTGATGGCCCCAGCCATATTGTGCTTGATTTATCCAAAATTGATTTTCTTGATAGCTCTGGCCTAGGGGCCTTAGTTCAATTGGCCAAACAAGCTAAAAACCAACAGGGAAGCCTGCAAATTGTCACCAATTCTCGGGTAACCCAAACTGTCAAACTGGTGAGATTAGAAAAATTTCTCCCCTTACACAACACCCTCGACGAAGCCATTGCGGCGGTAACGGCGGGTGAATCCTAG
- the rlmB gene encoding 23S rRNA (guanosine(2251)-2'-O)-methyltransferase RlmB translates to MDNASQGPKPRRKPTRPVGKGPRASSARSLQPIKKYRGEPKKLPAPLAHQSLPSLDETATAEEDNDLIYGRHAVLAALEAERQLNRIWVVSNLMYDARYRIQLMAAKARGTVIDEVNNLRLNQLTHGASHQGIVAQVAPYHYQDFDELIAQAKAQCADPVLVIIDSITDPHNLGAIIRTAEAFGAQGLILPQRRTVGVTSTVMKVAAGALEHFAIARVVNLSRALEDLKKAGFWIYGTAAGQGQSIEQTDLRGPVGLVIGSEGEGLSLLTQRHCDHLLSIPLAGKTPSLNASVAAAISLYEIFRQRGFQKLHL, encoded by the coding sequence ATGGATAACGCTTCCCAGGGCCCTAAGCCCCGCCGTAAACCCACCCGCCCCGTCGGCAAAGGCCCCAGAGCAAGCAGTGCTCGTTCCCTGCAACCGATTAAAAAGTATCGGGGAGAGCCTAAAAAATTACCAGCGCCTCTAGCTCATCAATCGTTGCCTTCCCTGGATGAAACCGCGACGGCTGAGGAGGACAACGATTTGATCTACGGTCGCCACGCAGTTCTAGCGGCCCTAGAAGCAGAACGGCAATTAAACCGGATTTGGGTCGTCTCCAATCTGATGTACGATGCTCGCTACCGCATCCAGTTAATGGCGGCCAAGGCCCGAGGCACGGTGATCGATGAAGTGAATAACCTCCGCCTTAACCAACTAACCCACGGCGCGAGTCATCAGGGAATTGTCGCCCAGGTGGCCCCCTACCACTACCAAGACTTTGATGAATTAATTGCCCAGGCCAAGGCCCAGTGTGCCGACCCTGTATTGGTGATTATTGATAGCATTACCGATCCCCACAACTTGGGGGCCATTATCCGCACCGCAGAGGCCTTTGGCGCTCAGGGCCTGATCCTGCCCCAGCGTCGTACCGTCGGAGTCACCTCAACCGTGATGAAAGTGGCGGCCGGGGCCCTGGAGCATTTTGCCATTGCACGGGTGGTTAACCTCAGTCGGGCCCTCGAAGATTTAAAAAAAGCGGGCTTTTGGATCTATGGCACCGCGGCGGGCCAGGGCCAATCCATCGAGCAGACCGACCTGCGCGGCCCAGTCGGTTTGGTGATCGGGTCTGAGGGAGAAGGGCTGAGTCTGTTAACCCAGCGTCACTGTGACCACCTCCTCTCGATTCCCCTGGCCGGCAAAACCCCCAGCCTCAATGCCTCGGTGGCTGCTGCCATTAGCCTCTACGAAATCTTCCGCCAGCGCGGATTTCAGAAATTGCATCTGTGA
- a CDS encoding phosphoketolase family protein: MVASISLSTPSLSAFGPARATVNGNPLSPEELKNLHAFWRAANYLAAGMIYLRDNPLLREPLQPEHIKHRLLGHWGSSPGISFLYTHLNRVIKKFDQDMLYMVGPGHGAPGFLGPCYLEGSYSRFFAECSEDADGMQRFFKQFSFPGGIGSHCTPETPGSIHEGGELGYCLSHAYGAAFDNPNLIVVGLAGDGESETGPLATSWHSNKFINPIRDGAVLPVLHLNGYKINNPTILSRISHEELKALFEGYGYTPYFVEGSEPESMHQAMAATLDHCISEIHQIQAEARSTGVATRPRWPMIVMRTPKGWTGPDYVDNHKVEGFWRAHQVPMGGMHENPEHRHQLEHWMRSYKPEELFDENGTLKPEIKAMAPSGDKRLGSTPYANGGLLRRGLKMPDFRRYGIEVEKPGIIEAPNTTPLGIFLRDVMRDNMTNFRVFGPDENSSNKLHAVYEVSKKFWIAEYFEEDHDGGELSPDGRVMEMLSEHTLEGWLEAYLLTGRHGFFATYESFAHVITSMVNQHAKWLDICRHLNWRADISSLNILMTSTVWRQDHNGFTHQDPGFLDVILNKSPDVVRIYLPPDVNSLLSVADHCLQSKNYINIIVCDKQLHLQYQDMTAAIRNCTKGVDIWEWASNDAGVEPDVVIASAGDIPTKEALAATAMLREYFPDLKIRFVNVIDLMKLQSESEHPHGLSDRDFDSLFTVDKPIIFNFHAYPWLIHRLTYRRTNHKNLHVRGYKEKGNINTPMDLAIQNQIDRFSIAIDVIDRLPQLRVAGAHIKEQLKDAQIDCTNYAYEHGIDKPEVMNWRWPF; this comes from the coding sequence ATGGTTGCCTCAATTTCTCTCTCCACCCCAAGCCTGAGTGCTTTTGGCCCGGCTAGAGCCACCGTCAACGGCAATCCCCTCAGTCCAGAAGAACTTAAAAATCTCCATGCCTTTTGGCGGGCCGCTAATTACCTGGCCGCGGGCATGATCTATCTCCGCGACAATCCCCTTCTACGCGAACCGCTCCAACCAGAACATATCAAGCACCGTCTCCTGGGGCACTGGGGTTCCAGTCCTGGCATCAGTTTTCTCTATACCCACCTCAACCGCGTTATCAAAAAATTTGACCAGGATATGCTCTACATGGTGGGGCCGGGCCATGGGGCTCCTGGTTTTCTCGGCCCTTGCTACCTAGAGGGCAGTTATTCCCGTTTCTTTGCGGAATGTAGTGAAGATGCCGATGGCATGCAACGCTTTTTCAAACAGTTTTCTTTTCCTGGCGGTATTGGTAGTCATTGCACCCCGGAAACCCCCGGCTCGATCCACGAAGGCGGAGAATTGGGCTATTGTCTCTCCCACGCCTACGGCGCGGCCTTTGATAATCCTAATTTGATTGTTGTGGGCCTGGCCGGAGATGGAGAATCGGAAACGGGTCCCCTGGCTACCTCCTGGCATTCCAACAAATTCATCAATCCCATCCGGGATGGGGCCGTTTTGCCGGTCTTGCACCTCAACGGCTATAAGATTAACAACCCCACCATTCTGTCTCGCATCAGCCACGAGGAATTAAAGGCCCTCTTTGAAGGCTATGGATATACTCCCTACTTTGTCGAAGGTTCCGAGCCAGAATCCATGCACCAAGCCATGGCTGCGACGCTAGACCATTGCATTTCGGAAATTCACCAAATTCAGGCCGAAGCACGGAGCACGGGTGTGGCGACTCGCCCCCGTTGGCCGATGATCGTGATGCGGACTCCCAAGGGCTGGACTGGCCCTGATTACGTTGATAATCACAAAGTGGAAGGCTTCTGGCGGGCCCACCAGGTTCCCATGGGTGGGATGCACGAAAACCCCGAACATCGCCATCAGCTAGAGCATTGGATGCGGAGCTACAAACCAGAGGAACTGTTTGATGAAAACGGCACCCTGAAACCAGAAATCAAGGCCATGGCCCCCAGCGGGGATAAACGCCTGGGTTCTACCCCCTACGCCAACGGCGGACTCCTGCGGCGCGGCCTGAAAATGCCGGATTTTCGCCGGTACGGCATTGAAGTAGAAAAACCCGGTATCATCGAGGCCCCCAACACCACGCCCCTGGGCATTTTTCTACGGGATGTGATGCGGGATAACATGACCAATTTCCGCGTCTTTGGCCCAGACGAAAATAGTTCTAATAAACTTCATGCGGTTTACGAAGTCAGCAAGAAATTCTGGATAGCAGAGTATTTTGAAGAAGACCACGACGGCGGCGAACTCTCCCCCGACGGTCGGGTGATGGAAATGCTAAGTGAACATACCCTGGAAGGTTGGCTCGAGGCCTACCTGCTGACGGGCCGCCACGGCTTTTTTGCCACCTACGAATCCTTTGCCCATGTGATTACCTCCATGGTCAACCAGCACGCCAAATGGCTGGATATTTGTCGTCATCTGAACTGGCGGGCGGATATTTCTTCCCTCAACATCCTGATGACCTCGACGGTGTGGCGGCAGGATCACAATGGCTTTACTCACCAAGACCCCGGTTTTCTAGATGTCATCCTTAATAAAAGCCCTGATGTCGTGCGGATTTACTTGCCCCCTGATGTCAATTCCCTGCTCTCTGTCGCCGACCATTGCCTCCAGAGCAAAAACTACATCAACATCATCGTCTGTGATAAGCAACTGCACCTGCAATACCAGGACATGACAGCGGCAATCCGCAATTGCACCAAAGGTGTTGATATTTGGGAATGGGCCAGTAATGATGCGGGCGTTGAACCCGATGTGGTCATTGCCAGTGCCGGAGATATTCCCACCAAGGAGGCCCTGGCCGCCACGGCTATGCTACGAGAATATTTCCCTGACCTCAAAATTCGTTTTGTCAACGTGATTGACCTGATGAAGTTGCAGTCAGAATCAGAGCATCCCCATGGCCTGAGTGACCGGGACTTCGATTCCCTATTCACCGTAGATAAGCCAATTATTTTCAATTTTCATGCCTATCCCTGGCTGATTCATCGGCTGACCTACCGCCGTACCAATCACAAAAATCTGCATGTCCGGGGATATAAGGAAAAGGGCAATATCAATACGCCCATGGATCTGGCCATTCAAAACCAGATCGACCGCTTTAGCATTGCCATTGATGTGATCGACCGTCTGCCCCAACTGCGGGTGGCTGGCGCCCATATCAAGGAGCAACTAAAAGATGCCCAAATTGACTGTACTAACTATGCCTACGAGCATGGCATTGATAAACCTGAAGTCATGAATTGGCGCTGGCCCTTCTAG
- the hisC gene encoding histidinol-phosphate transaminase, translating to MLPIRDCVRQTAGYVPGEQPQTSDYIKLNTNENPYPPPAAVFEGLTAELDKVRLYPDPRSTQLRQAAAQVFGVTPEQILAGNGSDDILNIALRTFVSPGETVAFLDLTYSLYQTLAAVHGATIEKFPLNDQFQMAGPLLCPQAKLIFLASPNAPIGQHLHRQFLLETCRQAQGIVLIDEAYIDFSDEDHWDFLTQFDNVVISRTLSKSYSLAGMRVGFGISSPAIITEMDKVRDSYNLDRLAQTLGHQALAATAKFKPLWQKIRATRQRLSQALEKLDFQVLPSDANFVLASPAWIGAEQLYQELKQRKILVRYFHQPRIQNYVRISIGTDAEIDQLLAAVTALRGQP from the coding sequence ATGCTACCGATTCGTGATTGTGTCCGCCAAACGGCAGGCTATGTTCCTGGTGAACAACCCCAGACCAGTGATTACATCAAGCTCAACACCAACGAAAATCCCTACCCCCCTCCCGCTGCTGTTTTTGAAGGGTTAACCGCAGAACTCGACAAGGTTCGCCTCTACCCCGACCCCCGCTCTACCCAGCTACGTCAGGCGGCAGCTCAGGTTTTTGGTGTCACACCCGAGCAAATTTTGGCGGGAAATGGGTCAGATGACATCCTCAACATTGCCCTCCGCACTTTTGTTAGTCCCGGAGAAACCGTTGCTTTTTTGGACTTGACCTATTCGCTCTACCAAACCCTGGCGGCGGTACACGGGGCCACCATCGAGAAATTTCCCCTCAATGACCAGTTTCAGATGGCAGGGCCCCTCCTCTGTCCCCAGGCCAAATTAATTTTTCTGGCCTCTCCCAACGCCCCCATTGGTCAGCACCTACACCGGCAATTTTTGCTGGAAACCTGTCGCCAGGCCCAGGGAATTGTCCTGATCGATGAAGCCTACATTGATTTTTCCGACGAAGACCATTGGGACTTTTTGACCCAGTTCGACAATGTGGTGATTTCTCGTACCCTTTCCAAAAGCTATAGTTTAGCGGGGATGCGGGTGGGCTTTGGCATCAGTTCCCCGGCCATCATTACGGAAATGGATAAAGTCCGCGATTCCTACAACCTCGATCGTCTCGCCCAGACCCTGGGCCATCAGGCCTTGGCGGCCACAGCGAAATTTAAACCCCTCTGGCAGAAAATTCGCGCCACTCGTCAACGTCTAAGCCAGGCCCTAGAGAAGCTAGATTTTCAAGTTCTTCCCTCTGATGCTAATTTTGTGCTGGCTTCCCCGGCCTGGATTGGTGCAGAACAGCTCTACCAAGAACTCAAACAACGGAAAATCCTCGTCCGCTATTTCCATCAGCCCCGTATCCAGAATTATGTGCGGATTTCTATTGGCACGGATGCCGAAATTGATCAACTCCTGGCAGCGGTTACTGCCCTGCGAGGCCAGCCCTAG